The DNA segment ATCATGCTGCTGATCCTGACCCGCACCCTGCGCCCGCGCCGCGATCCCTCGGGCGGGTTGGCCGCCTAGAAACTCAAAACCTGAGCGTGACGTTCCGCCTGCGCCCGACAGTTCAGAAAGCATTGCAATCAGTGCCGCGATAGTATCTTTTGTCGTCGGAAAAGTGGAGGAGACACTCGTGAACACTCAATTTACGCGCCGTGTGGCGCTTGCTGGCGCAGTTGCTTTGATGGCGGTTCCCGCCTTTGGGCAAGACGGATGGCCAACCGGCCCTGTTCGTGTTTTTGTAGGATTTCCAGCCGGTTCATCGCCTGATACCCTTGCACGCATTGTTGCCGACGAGTTGGCACAACGTTTGGGCCAACCCATCGTGATCGAAAACCGGCCCGGTGCGGGTGGCGTGATCGGTATACAACAGATGCTGGTTTCGGCGGGCGACGGGCACACATTTGGCACAACAATCAACGGACCGCTGACCACCGCACAGCGTATGATGGACAGCACTGGTTTCGATGTTGAGGCAGACATTCTGCCGGTTACACTGATCGCCACCTCGCCGCTGGTTCTTGCCGTTTCTGCCGATAGCGATGTGGACGATCTGGCAAGCTTCGTTGACGCCGCCGGGGTGGATGCTGAAGCAATCGCCTATGGCTCGGTCGGGCAAGGGTCTGGCGCGCATCTGACTGCCGAATTGTTCGCAACCGAGGCGGGCGTCAGCATGCTGCACATACCCTTTACCAGCTATGCGGAGGTTACCACCTCGATTCTCGGGGGCGAGATTGACGCCGGTTTCATGGCCCCCTCCGCCGCCCTGCCGTATGTCGAGGCCGGAACCATGCGTATGCTGGGCATCACTTCGTCCGAACCGTTTGCACAGGCCCCTGACGTGCCGTTGATCGCCGGAAATGCCGGTCTGCCGGACGATTTCCGGGCCGAGCTGTGGAATGCCTTTATCGCGCCCGCGGGCACGGATGACGCCATCATCGACCGGCTGAACACCGAGATTGCAGACATCCTTGCTGACCCCACAGTACAGGAGCAGCTGGTCAACATTGGCTGGCAGGCCGCACCGGGCTCGGCTGATGATCTGCGCGCGCGCATCGTCGAGGATACGGCGATGTGGGGGGCAGTGATCGACCGCGTCGAAGCACAGTAAAAGGTTCAAGATGCAGCGCGACTGGCCCGACATCTTTGGTGGCTTGCTTTTGGCCATCTTGGGTGCCGGGGCAGCGCTCTGGGCTGCCATGTATTATGACATGGGCAGCTTGCGGCGCATGGGGCCGGGTTTCTTCCCTGTACTCTTGGGTGCCGCCTTGTTCCTGCTGGGTCTGGTCATCGCGCTGCCCGCACTGGCACGCAGCGCGGAGCCCCCAAAGATAGAGCCAGCGACTGCCCTTGCTGTGCTTGCAGCGATTGTGATCTTTGCGCTGAGCCTGTCGCGTCTGGGGCTTGCGGGGGCGACAGCGATCACGGTTCTGGTCGCATCCCTGCCTGCGCCGCGCAAGGGCTGGGTGTGGCGTATTGTGTTGGCTTTGGGCGTGACGGTGCTGACTGTGCTGGTGTTCAGCGTGGGCCTGCGCATGACCTTGCCTGTCTGGCCGCGCCTGTCATGACGACGTGGGAAGGCCTGTTATTCGGCATCGGATTCGTCACGCAGCCAGAAGTGCTGATCTACTGCTTTCTGGGCGTAGTGCTGGGGACATTTGTTGGTGTCCTGCCTGGTATCGGGGCGATGGCGGCCATCTCGCTGCTGCTGCCAATTACCTATTACATCACCCCTGAAGCGGCCCTGATCATGCTGGCTGGCGTCTATTATGGCGCGCAATATGGCGGGGCGGTGGCCTCAATCCTGTTGCGGCTTCCGGGCACGCCGCAATCTGCCGTGACCACGCTGGACGGATACCCGATGGCGCAAAACGGGCGCGCCGGTGTGGCCCTGTTCACGGCGATGGCGTCGTCCTTTGTCGGCTCGATGATCGGGATACTTGTTCTGGTCCTGCTGGCAAACTGGTTGTCGCGCGCGGCCACGGCTTTTGGCGCGGCGGATTATGCCGCGATGATGATCCTTGGCCTTGTTGCGGCGTCCACAATTGGGACAGCCCGGCCCGCCAAGGGCTTTGCCATGGTGACACTGGGCCTGTTGTTGGGCTGTATCGGTACAGACGTCAACTCGGGCGCGCAAAGGTTCACCTTCGGCCAGACAGAGCTTTTGGACGGGATCAACCTTGTCGCCCTTGCGATGGGCCTGTTCGGCGTGGCCGAGGTTATCGCAAATGTCCGCAACCCCGACCGGCAGAGCGTGGCGGCGCGTATAGGGCTACGGCGGCTGATGCCGTCGCGGGATGATTTGCGCCGCATGATCTCGCCCATGCTGCGCGGCAGTGCGCTTGGCAGTTTCTTCGGCGCTTTGCCCGGCACCGGATCGACGCTGTCATCCTTTCTCAGCTATTCGATGGAACGACGGATCGCGCGCCGGCCAGAGAGGTTCGGGAAAGGCGCAGTCGAAGGTGTGGCGGGGCCGGAATCCGCCAACAACTCTGCCGCCATCACCGCGTTCGCACCCACATTGACCCTTGGCATTCCGGGCGATCCGATCATGGCGCTGCTGCTTGGTGCGCTGGTCATCCACGGCATTCAGCCCGGCCCCATGATGCTGGAGGCGCGACCTGAAATGTTCTGGGGGCTGGTCGCCAGTTTCGGCATTGGCAATCTGTTGCTGCTGGTCCTGAACCTGCCGCTGATCGGCATCTGG comes from the Roseinatronobacter monicus genome and includes:
- a CDS encoding Bug family tripartite tricarboxylate transporter substrate binding protein; this translates as MNTQFTRRVALAGAVALMAVPAFGQDGWPTGPVRVFVGFPAGSSPDTLARIVADELAQRLGQPIVIENRPGAGGVIGIQQMLVSAGDGHTFGTTINGPLTTAQRMMDSTGFDVEADILPVTLIATSPLVLAVSADSDVDDLASFVDAAGVDAEAIAYGSVGQGSGAHLTAELFATEAGVSMLHIPFTSYAEVTTSILGGEIDAGFMAPSAALPYVEAGTMRMLGITSSEPFAQAPDVPLIAGNAGLPDDFRAELWNAFIAPAGTDDAIIDRLNTEIADILADPTVQEQLVNIGWQAAPGSADDLRARIVEDTAMWGAVIDRVEAQ
- a CDS encoding tripartite tricarboxylate transporter TctB family protein, giving the protein MQRDWPDIFGGLLLAILGAGAALWAAMYYDMGSLRRMGPGFFPVLLGAALFLLGLVIALPALARSAEPPKIEPATALAVLAAIVIFALSLSRLGLAGATAITVLVASLPAPRKGWVWRIVLALGVTVLTVLVFSVGLRMTLPVWPRLS
- a CDS encoding tripartite tricarboxylate transporter permease, which gives rise to MTTWEGLLFGIGFVTQPEVLIYCFLGVVLGTFVGVLPGIGAMAAISLLLPITYYITPEAALIMLAGVYYGAQYGGAVASILLRLPGTPQSAVTTLDGYPMAQNGRAGVALFTAMASSFVGSMIGILVLVLLANWLSRAATAFGAADYAAMMILGLVAASTIGTARPAKGFAMVTLGLLLGCIGTDVNSGAQRFTFGQTELLDGINLVALAMGLFGVAEVIANVRNPDRQSVAARIGLRRLMPSRDDLRRMISPMLRGSALGSFFGALPGTGSTLSSFLSYSMERRIARRPERFGKGAVEGVAGPESANNSAAITAFAPTLTLGIPGDPIMALLLGALVIHGIQPGPMMLEARPEMFWGLVASFGIGNLLLLVLNLPLIGIWVAMLRIPFNYLYPAILVFLCLGVYSVRGLSFDIMAVAGIGLAGYLLAIAKFSPALLLLGFVLGPLIETNLRRAFLISRGDPMIFLERPIAAGFVIATVALLLLPVWKAWRRRAHS